GCACCACCTGGTAGATGACGATCGCCAGGATCGCCAGGTAGGAGATCACCGCCGCTGTCATGGACATGAAGCCCATGTCCTGAATCCGCCACACCAGGATGGCGAGACAGCCCACCAGCGGGATGGTCCAAAGGATCAGCTTGATCATGTCGCCCCAGCTGCTGACCTCCATGGCCAGCGCCTTGCGGGTCTTGCGGTGGGAGGTGGCGGAGGGGCCGTCGGTGATGGCAAACCAGTAGTAGACGCCGTAGGCGGCCATCACGAAGGCGCTCTGGGCGATGGCCCAGCGCCAGCCCTCGTCGCCGCCGTACCAGACGATGGCGATGGTGGGCAGGGTCATGGCGGCGGCGGCGGAGCCGAAGTTGCCCCAGCCGGCGTAGAAGCCCTCGGCGAAGCCGATGTGCTTGGGCTTGAACCACAGCGCGGTCATGTGGATGCCGACCACGAAGCTGGCGCCGATGGAGCTCAGCACCAGGCGCGCGACCAGCAGTTGGGTGAAGGAGTTGCCGAAGGCGAAGGCCAGGGCGGGAATCGCCATGGTCACCATCAGGATCGAGAAGACCCGACGGGGGCCGAAGCGGTCCAGCGCCATGCCGACGATGATGCGCGCCGGGATGGTCAGCGCCACGTTGCAGATGGCAAAGAGGCGGATATGGTCCTGGGTCAGCCAGTCGACGTCGCGCAGCATGCTGGTGGCCAGCGGCGCCATGTTGAACCAGACGTAGAAGGTGATGAAGAACGCGATCCAGGTCAGGTGCAGGGCCCTGATCTCAGGAGTGCGTACCTTGAAGAGGTCAGCGACTTTCATGGTGAAGTCATCCTTTAAGCGAAGGACGTGATGACACGGACAAGGGAATCCTCTCCGCCTAGGGGCTGGGGAAGATCAGCAGCGGGACCTCGGCGCGGCGGGCCAGGAAGGAGCTGACGCTGCCGAAGGTCATGTAGTCGAGCTCGTCGACGAAGTAGCTCAGCGACTGGGCGATGATGCCGCCGTCGGGCTTCTGGCTGTGGCGTGCCATCACCAGCAGGTCGGGGGCCAGCTTGCGGGTGGCCTCGAGCAGCTGCTTGCGGGGATCCCCCTCGGCGATATGTACTTCCGTTTCGCAGCCCTCGGCCTCGGCGAACGTCTTGGCCTCGGCCAGGGCGGCGGTCAGCTCCTGGACCTCCTCCTGGAAGAGATCCTCGTTGGCGTCGGTATAGTCCCGGGGGTTCTCGGCCACCGCCACCAGCAGCAGCCTGGGCTGGGTGCAGCGGAACATCTCGACGGCCTGGGCCAGGCAGAGCTTGGCGTTTCGGGAGCCGTCATAGGCGACCATGATCTTCATGGGACTCTCCTTGGCTGGAGTCGGGGCCTGTGGTGGGTATCGCGGCGACCGGCCCTGGCCGGCCGCCGGATGGACGGTAGCGGCGTTACGGGTTCTTCACGTAGGCGTTCCTGCGCAGGTAGAACCACCAGTTGATCACCAGGCAGACCGCATAGAAGATCGCGAAGCCGTACATGGCGAGCTCGGGCGTGCCGGCGCGG
The Halomonas alkalicola DNA segment above includes these coding regions:
- a CDS encoding MFS transporter produces the protein MKVADLFKVRTPEIRALHLTWIAFFITFYVWFNMAPLATSMLRDVDWLTQDHIRLFAICNVALTIPARIIVGMALDRFGPRRVFSILMVTMAIPALAFAFGNSFTQLLVARLVLSSIGASFVVGIHMTALWFKPKHIGFAEGFYAGWGNFGSAAAAMTLPTIAIVWYGGDEGWRWAIAQSAFVMAAYGVYYWFAITDGPSATSHRKTRKALAMEVSSWGDMIKLILWTIPLVGCLAILVWRIQDMGFMSMTAAVISYLAILAIVIYQVVQIIRVNVPILKKGVPEDDKYHFNSVAALNTTYFANFGAELAVISMLPMFFEQTWGLTAAAAGLIASSFAFVNLVARPMGGAVSDRMGNRRFVMLSYMFGIGIGFTLMGMMNETWPLILAIAITIFTSFFVQGSEGATFGIIPSIKRRITGQISGMAGAYGNVGAVVYLTIFTFVTPTQFFYILAAGAFLSWLVCFIWLKEPESGFADEYYLSSVDKMIEEQEQLKAEGKA
- a CDS encoding universal stress protein is translated as MKIMVAYDGSRNAKLCLAQAVEMFRCTQPRLLLVAVAENPRDYTDANEDLFQEEVQELTAALAEAKTFAEAEGCETEVHIAEGDPRKQLLEATRKLAPDLLVMARHSQKPDGGIIAQSLSYFVDELDYMTFGSVSSFLARRAEVPLLIFPSP